The following is a genomic window from Malus sylvestris chromosome 7, drMalSylv7.2, whole genome shotgun sequence.
aagctttgaaaattgacTAAACTTCCGACCAAGAGCTACAGGACACTTAACGAATTTTTTAATGGAAGAACCAAAATGATGAATGGTAGACAATCTTagagaccacttttatcgatttgaaatgttaggaaccaaagtgatgagttatacaaatctcaTGGACTATTTTGGCTATATAGCCCTCTTAATATGTTACATAAGTTATCAAAGTGAGCCTGCATTCTAGCCTGAGCAGAGCGCAACGGCATTTTCTTCTCTCAATGAGCAATACCACCTCCGGGAGTTGCTCGCACACAACAAAATTAGACGATGCTTAACTGGCCCAACGAGAGCTCCCTGCTTTTCTTTGATCCGTCTCAGGGCTGAGCGGTGCCCTCGAGTCTCGACACTAGTGGAAGTGCGATGCGTCTGGAAACTCATCTTCTCATTCAGCGCTGATGAAGTTGCTCGACAATTCTAACGCAGTCTTCCATTGGACAGTTCGTCTTGATTGCATTGGATTCAATGTGTGACCGACTCACAGCATATCCCTCCTGCAGGAAACCCAGCGTAAGATATATGGTCGAACAAAAAAAACGTCAGGACTCGAAAAGGTCCAGCAACACTCAAACCCAGCAGCCTTCCCTGCCGTCCAATAACAACTCACACCAACAGCCTGCTAAACTCAATGCCATTGAGACTTTGCTCAATTGGGCCTCGCATAATTCTGGGACAAAACGTTTGTATTCGACTCTAAATAGGTACAACTCTTGATGCACACAATCTCGCCCTTCATGCATGCTGTCAAACATGTAACTAATACCCAAAAGTGTCGAGCGTGCACTTGCACTTATAACTGCCCTATCCAAGTTTTTCTCTTTCCAAATGCCAAACATGCAAAATCATACCCAACAAATGTCCAACATGCATTTGTAACTGAGTAGGCTGTCTCACTCAAGTTTCTCTCCGTCCAATTGGCAAACATGCAAAACCATAACCAACAAGTGTCCACCCACCATGCACTACAAATCAAACTTAACGAGTGTCCAACATGCATTTGTAACTGACCAGACGGTCTTACCCAAGTTTCTCTCCCTACAATTGGCAAACATGCAAAACCATACCCAACAAGTGTCCATCGTGCACTGATACCCAACAGCTCCTAAAACTCCAAGTGGAAAACATGCACTCATATGCCAAAGTGAGTAGTGAAAATTACCTCTTGAAGGGCGGACACCACGGCTCTCAGCGTCGGAGAATTTACTTTCGCGCGGCTTGCCACCTGGTATGGTAAAAACAGAAAACCCATCATTTTTCACCAGATTAATAACTTCTTGGAACAAAATAAGAGTGGTAAAAAGTTTTTGACTGAGGGAGAACCTCGTCCAACTTGATGTAGCCAAAGGGTAATTTTGGATCACTCTCTGCCACCATTTGGTTCAAAAGTTTGTCCAAATCAGTTCCTGTTTCACTGCCTGCCCATCCCCACTCCTCGGCCAAACTTAACATTTCTGTAATGTAAGCAGTGTCATGCAAGGGCCCTGTCCAGAGAGGGCCAGAAACAACTAGTGCCTTGGAAACCTAGAAAACACCGAAACAAGTCTTCATTTAAGATTTAGAGTAAATTTGGAACATTGATCCTTAACCTATGACCGAATTATAACTTTAGTcgttaaacaaaaaaacatattgAAATTGGTATCGAAATTTGATAAAATATGAACTATTAGTTCTTGATGCCAGTCCATGAATATTTCCTCCAAACTTAAGCACGTGACAGATATGTATGTAAAGAGGCACATGCCCTATTCCTCAACTTACTCCTTAAAAGGGATTCACATGCTTAATTTTGGCCGGAATTCTTTTCGTGACTGTAGTTCAAAAACCAAAGCTACAATTGAATCATAATTCAGACCAAAACAAGGGTTCAAGATTAATCTTTCTTAGTGAAAAGAAAGAACTAAAACTtaggaagtaaaaaaaaatgaaatcataCGACCAAACATCTCCAAACACCTTTGAGTCACTGCAGGGGCAACTGATCCGACCAAGTTCAACCCATGAGTACTCTTTACAACTTCCACAGCTGTTGCAGTAACCGATGAAACCATAATGTCTGTCGGACTATGTACAACAATTGATCAGCACCAACACAAGAGCCCTACAAAATCACACAGCTTTCAGGAACATACAAAATCATACAACCCCTTTACTTGTTATCCGGAAGCTTTCCACGATTGACTTGGAGCATTACTCTGAAAATAGGTCCATGATATGAATAGTATGAAAACAATGGAGTCACTCGATATCCCAGCACAGAAGCTTCCCGCACGGCTCCTCCGATAAGCATTCGTAAGCCGAGCTCATTCAAGTATGGCATCGGCTGAACATAAGCTCCATATGCAGCTAAAGTTCTGTAAACAAGAGAAAAACATATCAGAATTGTCTGCAACAAACCAATAAATCCTTCAATGCGTAAAGTTTTAAACTTTTCATTCAACTGTAGAACTACATTTGATTACGATACCGAATTCGAACCCATCAATGCGAAATGCAAGTAGTGCTGCAATATCAATTGGTcaagaaatgaaaaattattGTATAAAGCATCAAACTTTAAAGGAATCATAGACAATTGAAACAACCATTTTGCTTGATATCAGATTTGACACTCACTGTTGAGGCCGGTGACCGTCGGACCATAACCCATCAGTCGAAGTAACATACAGCAAACCATCCAGCTTCAAAGCATTAAACGACGACCTCAAAAACGACGAAACACTCCCAAACGAATCAATATCAATCAAATCAAAGAAATCCCTTTTCAGATAACACTCCGTCATGACCCGATTTGCATCCGTAAGCGACACCGCCCATCTCGCCTCGTCCCCGGAACCACTCTCCACCTGCGACAAGTTCTCCGTGATAACTTTCCTGTTCTCATCATTCGCGTCATTTGCCAAAACAAAATCGGCCTCCGCCTCGACGAGGTACCGGACGGACCGAATGCCGCAGCCGCACAGTGCATCGAGAACTCGCAGTTTTCCCTTGGACTTCTCGTACAGCGCGGCAGCGAGCAAGCCGAGGTCGCGGCCGGTGGCGCTTTCGTGGCGGAAGAAGGTCCCGCCGACGTCGAATTTAAGACCCCTCTCAGTCTGGAACTCCGATTCGCAATCGGAATCGAGAGTTGTCTTTGAATTGAAGTTTGAATATTGGGTTGCGACGGCGAATTTAGGGTTATCATGGCGGGAAGTAGGTGGGTTGGATTTGGGTCTAATTTTGGCGGGTTTTAATAATGTGGGTTTATTCACTGCACACCTGTTACAATCGACGGCTCAGATTCGATGGTTGATCTAGGGTTGTGCCACGTCAGCTGGGGAGTCCCGTGTGCTTGGGTTAGTGGGCCCCACCGCACCGTCGAAATTATACTGCCATTGGAGGAGCACCTTCACTCTTGCgaacattttcttctctttgctgGGTTTTTGCTTTTGGGGGTCTCTGCAAATTAGAGTTTTGACCAGCGAAGAAGATGGTGTGGGTAAGCTTGCTTGAGTTGGGTGGGTCCCACGGAGAAGTGGcctttggacaaaagaggaagATGAAGCGTAGGAGAAGGAATAAACCGCCATGAAAGGTAAAAATCTCCGAACTTTAATGCTGTTTTCGTTCGCAGTGAATGCTTTCCCCATTTGGTTGTTTGTTGAAATATTTAGCTGGGTTTTGGAGAATTTCAGTTGTAGTTTTTGAATATTGTGAAAGATTGGATTGGTTTTTCGAAATATTGCGACTGTTCTGTTTGGAAAAGTGCTTCTAGCTGGTTTTGCAATAAGCAAGTTAATGATAGATTAATGTGTCTGTAAGACACCATAATAGTAGATTTAGTTGTGTTGGTTTCCTTTGTTTTTCGGTAGGCGGCTTTCCTAGTTTAGTTGTTACTCAAAACATCGTAATGTTTCTCGTCTTCCCAAATAGGGAAATCACAGACATGTTGCTAATTTGAGAGAATTACACCGAACCCTTAAATTGAATTttgaatgtggttttttcttTCCAAGATAAAAGTTTGTGATGGAGAACCGACAAAAGAGAACGAGAAATAGAAATGAGAGGGGACAATAAAAGGAAGTGGCTAAGCTTCAGTAAAATCCTAAGTTCAAAATCTTAAATCAAATctcaaaagtttttttttttaatcactgACCTAATGGGAGACCTAGTGTATTAAGTTTTTCAATCGTAGTTAGCATCATTGCATATTATTCCTAAATAATAGTCAGCCGAAAATGGAAACTTGTTGGCGAAATGCCACGTGGGTGTGAGGTGCATGAAGTATTAACTCTCACTCTGCATATTAACCTATAATGTAAAGGCCACCTTTTAAGTCTGGAAACCATGAAGTGCAAGAGTGGGAGTGGCCTATAGCTTAAGAGATTTGTTGGCAAACGTTAGACCATAGGGCCTGGTTAAGCTTCATGGATACATTACAGGAGAGATCTATATGATAAGTGGAATTCTCTATTAGCCTTAAGTCTCACCTGATTTTGGAAATGATTTATTGTTTCGTAACCtatgaaaagacaaaaagtaTAAGAAAATCCATTTCATCCCAACGACTCTGAAAATCAACTTATCAGTAAATAAGAGAAAATGGGAGTGATCTTAGCATGAGTTGTCTAAAAGCATAATATCCAGGTGATTTTAAGTCCTTTTGGAGCCTTTAATCATTTTCAGTGCAATCTTTTTTAGCTTGGATCAAAGGATGTTTGAAAAGACAACTGAAGTCCAAATTGAGCTGTTTCTGTTCTTTACAGCCAAGACAGGATTGTTAAGTACGTTATAGAGCTCACCAGCCAACAAGGAATTTATTTTGTTGGATATCACTACCCTAGTTGTGCTTTACAGTTTTGTAGTACATTAGGGTGTCTAGAAAATTCATTTGTTCATCTTCTTTTGGCAGGTACATGTCCAACAATCGTAGTTTTTCTTATATAACTGACGTACCTGTATTGTTTTCTCACACCTGTGCTCTCCGAAGTTGATCTAAGATGATTTTCAGGCCAACTTGACTTGCCTAGTCATGGGTTAATTTAGATACATTGCAGCGGGATCAAATAACAATGTGGAAGGCCCACCAACTTTGTTGTAGGGCCCgttcgggggggggggggggtggggagaCGTTCGCTAAATTTTTCTGGTCATGAGCCCGAATTAAAGGAGAAATGTAGAGATGCCTGCACACAGAGCAACTGGGTGTGGTCAATGTAGCATAGGCGATTGTGGGCCTAAGGAGTGCCCCTAGGTTAAACTGACGTTTTTGGTAGGAAGACAAGTATTTGGTATGACAACAAATTCTAAATCTCTTTGCATCCAGTGCAATtaatattttactcaggaaggAGAAAAATAGGATTTGATATTAATGAGGGTCATGCATTTGGGGATTTAAGTAGAAAACTTGGAGAGGTAAAAGTGAGAAACAGCTGAGTACCATATATGCAAGCCACAGAAATTTACATTCTTAACCCAATTACAGTTATCTTTGTTTGTTACCTCATTAATGGAGAAGAATCCAGTCTTCAGAAAACTGAAAATTTGAGAAAAGTGAGACTAAACTTTTATATGGTAGTAATCCTTGATTAAGACCGTTCCATTGGATTGTATTTGAGTCCCTTGGCGGCAAGATGTTTTCGCAGCAAGAGTTCTTTGCCTTTCTTCATTTTGCTTCTCTTCTGCTCTTTTGCTTCTAAGTTGGCCTTGGAGCTTGGAGCTTCCTCATAAAGGAGTGTTTTCCATTCTTTTACTGTTTATATCACTTCTGAGTTCTGTCCTTTTCTTCTAAATCTTTTCATGCTTGTAGAGTTTCTTCAGATAATTTCCCTAAAGGACTTCAGAATCTTTTCTGTTTTTCATCAGTTATTTCACGATTTCTTTTCTCCTATCCTCATAGCACACATGTCAAAATAGCCCCAAAATACATAATCTTCAGCATTTACAAGGACTTTAAATATGGAGTCCAAGGGTGTAACAGATATGGACAAACTCTGCATAAAGTTTCAAGCATCTAATTAGCTGTTTTTTCTCTCCTTCTGCTGAATACACATCCTGGATAAGCTCTACTGATCTGTGTGCTATTTCCATTGCTACTCATCTGCTAGAGGTGCCCCGGTCTATCCTTCTCTCTCTATTCTCATGATTTTGTTTACGAACCCATCTCATTCCTAACCCTccaccaattttttattttattttttattttaaaattcttaGTTTTGCAGGTTTCTAAAATCGTGTAGACATTCACTTGTTGAAATCATCACTGGGGAAGTGTTTGTGTGGGTTTACTAGGTTGCATTTTTGAAGAGTTGAAAGTCTCACCTTTTGAAGAGTTGAAATTCTCAACTTTTATATTTAGCCTTATATTTATGGAAGATTGTCAAGTAAGGTTATCATATTCCCCCTATTTTcaatcttcttcctcctctcctAAGACCTTGTCGAGGTCGATGGATGCAGAGGTATGGTCCTTACTGGAAGAAAGGACCCAAGAGATTTTGTGGACTATTCAATCAAATGTTGAATCTGAGTTGAGAAGGAAGATGTTTGCTGATTATGTTCAGAGGCTTCTTGTAGGTCGTCTTGCAACTGAGGTGAGAAGTTCCCCAGCTCcctatttttcttctctctatttTTGCTTCTTGGTGCGAAGAGAGATCAGCAATggtagattttttattttatttcgtttattttattttattttttataactgCAATCCATGCTTCTTTGAAGTCTGTTTGTATGGAATTAAAATTGTACTTCATCACATTGCTATAAGTCTGCTTCATAATTTAGTTTACTTTGATTACCTCTGTATGTTGGCTAAATTGGTAATTCTCAATGTTTTAAGATGGAAGAATGTTTGTAAAATTAAAATCTGTAAAAGGGCGTGGATTTATTTGCGTGTACCCTCCCTAGCATTTCGAAACATTCCCTTTGCTACCTTTATCAGTTGGGTTATGTAAGTATAGTCATCATACCTAGATAATTTATTTGATGTCCGATTTGCGCGGAAAGTGCTGCGCTACACATATGGAAGTGTGGTTTGTCGTTACAGCCAAACAAAGCCAACTAAAGCTCTAAGCATCAACATGAAGTAACTATTTGACATTGTAGCATGTCTGGATAAAGAATTTGGTATTTCTTATCTGTTACTATAAGAGTACAGAGTCATTCCTTAGATTTTGTCTTCCGATGCCACTGCCACATGACCTACCGTCATAGAGCTTTTTATGTCCCGCTTTCAACGTCATCTTGGAGGGTTTTGTGTTTCAGTTTTATTACAAGTTGTCTTCTTAGGTCCTAGTTCTGTGAATATCTGACCTATCTTCAGAGAACTTATTTATGCAGCTTCCGTAACATTAGGCATCCAGTACATTAATTGTTTGTGCTGGATACGCTTTTAGGGTTTGGCATGGAAGTGTTGGATATGCTTTTATGGTTTTCCTCTGCTTTATTTTTTGATCAATATATAACTATGTGGCCATTCATATTGGAATCTGTTTGTCACTCATTTGAATTCCACGTGTTTCATTTTGTGTAcctaaaattaatataattgaGAGATCGGCATTCCTATTTGTAACTTCTAACTACTACTTGCAATAAGAAAACTCTGCTGGGGGAAGTCTATGATTGATTCATTACAATTATTATATGCTGCTATTTTAGTATCCCTAAATTTATGCGGGCTTGTCGAACAGCTTGCGTTacaggtcttctcctttggctcAGTACCATTGAAGACCTATCTTCCTGATGGAGATATTGATTTGACTGCTCTCTGCCTTCCAAACTTGGTAGATATGCTTGCTCTAAAAATCTGTGCGATCCTCGAGGATCACCAACCACAGGACTCCAAGTTCCAAATTAAAGACGTCTGCTACGTCCGCGCACAGGTTGAGATCTCTTAGATCCTTTTACCCTTTCCAATAATTGATCTGCATGtttactatatatttttttatatattacaCGTATCCTTTTTAGTATTTTCCTCCCTCATTCTTGTTTGTCTGTTATTTCAGTTATTCACGTAAAGGACTAGTTAcccttttactttctcaaaTGAAAATATCCAAAAGCTATTAGTCTGTcagttctttcttttcttctcattACAGTGCTAAGCATGAGGGCATCATTCTATCCCCTTATCTCGAAATTAGACCAACATTAGTACCCTAGACCCCGATTGCTCTCGGTACTCTCAGAGTGACTCCTGGTCTTCGTTATGTAGGATTTTTCTCCACCTTGACATGTAGTGATTGCCAAAAGTGTTTGATAAAATGAAGAAATATCTACTCAATCAATCCTCACACCCTGGTTCCGCATCAACCATGGCTACACCTGTAAAAGCACTCATATGTGTGCATGCCTAACACCTGTTTGGCACTTAAAGGACAGCTttagtttattttcattgtatACGGCTTGTGCCTTGTTCTCATGATTGGTCTGCTCCCACTGTCTGATAGTCCTTCCTGATGACTAAAAAAACTATCCATTTTTAACTAAGGTCATTTTCATAGTTTCATGTAGACCCACTTGACCGCGTAGGACGGGTATTTTATGTTAGAGTTTGCGTGTCATTTCCAGAGCATGATGTAATCTCCATGTTGAAATTCTTATTAGGTTGTGAGAACTTCAACAATAAGTCAATTTCGTGCTGAGGAACCTGAACCATTAATGTTTCAGTTCTGATATGGAAAGGGTGAATAAGTTTGGAAACGCATGGACTGCATGCTAATTGTGATATAATTATTTTCCATTTATAAGAAAATTGTGTGAACCAGTTGATTTAGTACATTCCAGGAAAATAGATCACTCAAATAGAAAGATGGGGGATGATCAGGGGATGTGCACAGGGAAAACCAGAAATCGGCAAAGATGGTATACATCACAACCTCAAGATTCAGACCTAAGAATTGAGATCAAAAGTCCATTGCTCCACCTCTTGTTCCTCTTCTCCTCCTTGATATCCTCTATCCTACTTTCCGACTTTGCTCAATGTCACCTTCTCTTGGACTTATTTCTTCTGTCCTCAAACTATTGCTAAGCCTAAACtgtttgaatttattttttatctgaAATTTTGTTTTCGGTTGCTGCTGTTTTGTGTGAAATTTTTATTGGTTAGGTAGACAAATTATTTTAATgctttttttgtaatttaaggGAAGCATTTTCACTGCCTCagttggcttttttttttttttttttaataaatcaatcatgttGCATAAGGGAAGTATTATCGTTTCTTAACTTTAAAAGGAGGGATCCACTGTACTTTTTTCATAGTGTTCTTGTTGGAATTTTGGGTGGTAGGTTAAGGTAGTAAAATGCATTGTGAATAACATGGCAATCGACATCTCCTTCAACCAGACTGCCGGTCTCAGCACACTGTGCTTTCTGGAGCAGGTTAAAATCTTAACCCTTACATAATATGAAGCTATAGTTTTTCCTCTTTAATGATAAGTAGCTAAGAGAAGTAACCAACATTCTTATAAGCTGTCCTTCAGCTAGCTTGAATTTTTTCGTAAAAGctttgttaattttgtaccATTTTTGCAAATATAAACTTAGCTGCACTTATAATTTTTGCACTGAATTACAATTGAAATCTTCTGTATACGTTATATGCTTTCAACTTTCTTTTCTGATCTGTTGGCAGGTTTGAAATTGGTTTATCCCCATTTTTTGTTGCTATCTTTGCTTAGCTCTTTGTTCACATAAATAGACAATGTTTTGATGGTTCGGTAAATGTAGTCAGCTCCatcagattttttatttttttatttttgtcatttcgAGCTCTTCATTCACATAATAATTCTTGTTCCACATTCAAAcatcttaatttttttgggACATTGGTAAACCAACAAACAATTTAACATGAGTCGAAGATCTTGAGTTTGAATCCTTCCAGCTTAAAATTTTTGTAGTTGTAAACCAA
Proteins encoded in this region:
- the LOC126630270 gene encoding tRNA (guanine(26)-N(2))-dimethyltransferase-like translates to MGKAFTANENSIKVRRFLPFMAVYSFSYASSSSFVQRPLLRGTHPTQASLPTPSSSLVKTLICRDPQKQKPSKEKKMFARVKVLLQWQYNFDAVDCNRCAVNKPTLLKPAKIRPKSNPPTSRHDNPKFAVATQYSNFNSKTTLDSDCESEFQTERGLKFDVGGTFFRHESATGRDLGLLAAALYEKSKGKLRVLDALCGCGIRSVRYLVEAEADFVLANDANDENRKVITENLSQVESGSGDEARWAVSLTDANRVMTECYLKRDFFDLIDIDSFGSVSSFLRSSFNALKLDGLLYVTSTDGLWSDGHRPQQTLAAYGAYVQPMPYLNELGLRMLIGGAVREASVLGYRVTPLFSYYSYHGPIFRVMLQVNRGKLPDNKHYGFIGYCNSCGSCKEYSWVELGRISCPCSDSKVSKALVVSGPLWTGPLHDTAYITEMLSLAEEWGWAGSETGTDLDKLLNQMVAESDPKLPFGYIKLDEVASRAKVNSPTLRAVVSALQEEGYAVSRSHIESNAIKTNCPMEDCVRIVEQLHQR